The DNA sequence CGTCGCCGATGGGGTCGACGTCGTTGACGTGCGACCAGTCTTTGTTGTAGCCGCCGTCGGTGTTCGCCGGGTAGTGGTTCTTGAAGTACCACTCCCACGTCACTTCCTCGGTCGTTCGGTTGTAGACGAATATCCGGTCGTCGCTGACCTGCGCCGACTCGTTCCACTCGCGCATGTTGGCGACGACTATCTCGTCTTCGCTCAGCACGTCGACGTCGTGGGTGTCGGTGATGTTGAACGTCTTCTCCCAGACGCGCTCCTGCGTTTCGGGGTTCAACTCGTAGACGACGGTCTTGCCGCTCCGCGGCGAGGAGACGAGCAGGTTGCCGTTGTCCATCGGGTCGACGTCGAAGAACCACGCCCCCGCGCCGACTTCGTCGTTGTGGACCCACTGCGTCTGCCCGCGTTCACCGACCGAGATGAGGCGCGCGGGCTTCTTCCGGTTGGTGTTCCCCTGGAAGGTGTACCCCTGCACACTGACGATAGTCGAACCGTTGGCCGGACTCGTCACCGTTCCCCGCGTGAGCGTCCGTTCCTCGCTGGGGTCGTAGGTGAGCGCCGACACCGCCGAGGGGGTCAACAGCGCGACCACGAGGACGAACGCCACGATTCGCACCGCCGTCGACCGAGAGGGCGTCTCCATCGTTCGAGTGGAACGGGGAGGGGAACGAATCTCTTGCGGTCTGCGGCGGCGACCGGGGAGACTGGTCGGAGGCGACGCAGCGCCTCAGACCTGCGATTGGATGATGCCGCTCGTGCGGACGAAGAAGTAGACGACGAACGCGGCCGCGAGCACCCAGTGGCCGAGGCGCACGTCGTCGTACTCGCCGGCCGCGACCTTGACGACGGGGTAGGAGACGATGCCCGCCGCGATGCCGTAGGCGATGGAGTAGGTGAACGGCATGACGAGGATGGTCATCCCCGCGGGGATGGTGTTCGTCACGTCGCTCCAGTCGATGTCGACGACGTTGCCGAGCATCACGACGCCGATGACGACGAGGGCGATGTGGGAGGCGTACTGCGGAATCGCGGCCGCGACGGGGACGAACGCGAGGGAGACGAGGAAGAGCACGGAGACGACGAGCGCCGTCAGACCCGTTCGACCCCCCTCCTCGACGCCCGCGGCCGATTCGATGTACGTCGTCACCGTCGAGGTGCCGAGCATCCCGCCGACGGTGGTGCCGACGGCGTCGGCCATGAGCGGTTTGTCGATGTCCGGGAGGTTGCCGTCCGCGTCGAGGAAGCCGCCGGCCTGCCCGACGCCGACGAGCGTCCCGGCGGTGTCGAAGAAGTCGACGAAGAAGAACGTGAAGACGATGAGCGCGAAGGAGAACGCCTCGACGCTGCCGAGGCCGGCGACGAACGCGCCCGCGAGGGGCGTGATGTCGTATGTCGTCGTCGTCGACCCGGCGACGAGGCCCGCGTCGGGCGAGACGACGCCAAGCGTCGTCAGGAGCCATCCGGCGGCACTGGTGCCGAGGATGCCGATGAGGATGGACCCCGGGACCCCCCGGGCGTAGAGGACGAACGTGAGGAACAGACCGAGCACCGAGAGGATGG is a window from the Halogeometricum sp. S3BR5-2 genome containing:
- a CDS encoding NCS2 family permease, whose protein sequence is MGLTETLDEYFDVQEHGSSVRTEIVAGVTTFLTMSYIVVVNPDILTAIPDVKPGIAIAGYSPGQVESMIAVVTLLAAAVATFVMAVYANRPFGQAPGLGLNAFFAFTVVGALGVPWQTALAAVVVEGVVFILLTAAGAREYVIRLFPEPVKFAVGTGIGLFLAIIGLQAMGIVVDDTATLVTLGAVAADPVAILSVLGLFLTFVLYARGVPGSILIGILGTSAAGWLLTTLGVVSPDAGLVAGSTTTTYDITPLAGAFVAGLGSVEAFSFALIVFTFFFVDFFDTAGTLVGVGQAGGFLDADGNLPDIDKPLMADAVGTTVGGMLGTSTVTTYIESAAGVEEGGRTGLTALVVSVLFLVSLAFVPVAAAIPQYASHIALVVIGVVMLGNVVDIDWSDVTNTIPAGMTILVMPFTYSIAYGIAAGIVSYPVVKVAAGEYDDVRLGHWVLAAAFVVYFFVRTSGIIQSQV